From Trichoplusia ni isolate ovarian cell line Hi5 chromosome 22, tn1, whole genome shotgun sequence, a single genomic window includes:
- the LOC113504439 gene encoding armadillo segment polarity protein isoform X2, translating into MSYQIPSSQSRTMSHSNYAGSDVPMAPSKEQQTLMWQQNSYLVDSGINSGAATQVPSLTGKEDDEMEGDQLMFDLDQGFAQGFTQEQVDDMNQQLSQTRSQRVRAAMFPETLEEGIEIPSTQLDPAQPTAVQRLAEPSQMLKHAVVNLINYQDDADLATRAIPELIKLLNDEDQVVVSQAAMMVHQLSKKEASRHAIMNSPQMVAALVRAISNSNDLETTKGAVGTLHNLSHHRQGLLAIFKSGGIPALVKLLSSPVESVLFYAITTLHNLLLHQDGSKMAVRLAGGLQKMVALLQRNNVKFLAIVTDCLQILAYGNQESKLIILASQGPIELVRIMRSYDYEKLLWTTSRVLKVLSVCSSNKPAIVEAGGMQALAMHLGNPSGRLVQNCLWTLRNLSDAATKICYQVEGLEALLQSLVQVLASTDVNIVTCAAGILSNLTCNNQRNKVTVCQAGGVDALVRTVVSAGDREEITEPAVCALRHLTSRHVDSEMAQNAVRLHYGLPVIVKLLQPPSRWPLVKAVVGLVRNLALCPANYAPLREHGAVHHLVRLLMRAFNDTQRQRSSSGGGAAGGAYADGVRMEEIVEGAVGALHILARESLNRQLIRQQNVIPIFVQLLFNEIENIQRVAAGVLCELAVEKEGAEMIEAEGATAPLTELLHSRNEGVATYAAAVLFRMSEDKPHDYKKRLSMELTNSLFRDDHQMWPNDLAMQPDLQDMLGPEQGYEGLYGTRPSFHQQGYDQIPIDSMQGLEIGSGFGMDMDIGESEGAGAASADLAFPEPPHDNNNVAAWYDTDL; encoded by the exons ATGAGCTATCAGATACCATCGTCTCAGAGCCGCACga TGTCTCACAGCAACTATGCAGGCTCCGATGTGCCGATGGCACCAAGCAAGGAGCAGCAGACCCTTATGTGGCAGCAGAACTCCTACCTGGTTGACTCTGGTATCAACTCTGGAGCTGCTACTCAG GTTCCATCACTCACTGGCAAGGAAGATGACGAGATGGAGGGAGATCAACTTATGTTTGATCTGGACCAGGGGTTCGCTCAGGGATTTACCCAAGAGCAGGTTGATG ATATGAACCAGCAGCTATCCCAGACGCGTTCCCAGCGTGTCCGCGCGGCCATGTTCCCCGAGACCCTGGAGGAGGGTATAGAGATCCCGTCCACTCAGCTCGACCCCGCCCAGCCCACCGCCGTGCAGCGCCTCGCCGAGCCCTCGCAGATGCTCAAGCATGCTGTTGTCAACCTCATCAACTATCAAGATGATGCTGATCTTGCTACCAG GGCTATACCAGAGTTGATCAAGCTGTTGAACGACGAGGATCAAGTGGTCGTCTCTCAGGCCGCCATGATGGTGCACCAGCTCTCCAAGAAGGAGGCTTCTCGCCACGCCATCATGAACTCCCCGCAGATGGTCGCCGCTTTAGTTCGCGCCATCTCTAACAGCAACGACCTCGAGACTACCAAGGGGGCTGTGGGAACCTTGCACAACTTGTCTCACCACCGTCAAGGTCTACTCGCGATCTTCAAGAGCGGTGGAATACCCGCTTTGGTGAAGCTGCTCAGCTCACCGGTCGAGTCTGTGCTCTTCTACGCCATCACTACTCTCCATAACTTGCTTCTGCATCAGGATGGCTCTAAAATGGCTGTCCGTCTTGCTGGAGGTCTCCAGAAAATGGTGGCTCTGCTCCAGAGGAACAATGTGAAGTTCCTGGCGATCGTTACTGATTGTCTGCAGATCTTGGCCTACGGAAACCAAGAATCGAAGCTTATTATCCTGGCTTCTCAGGGACCTATCGAACTGGTCCGCATCATGCGCTCCTACGACTATGAAAAGTTGCTGTGGACTACCTCCAGGGTTTTGAAA gtACTGTCGGTCTGCTCAAGCAACAAGCCGGCGATCGTGGAGGCCGGCGGTATGCAGGCTCTGGCCATGCACCTTGGCAACCCCAGCGGTCGCCTTGTGCAGAACTGTCTCTGGACTCTCAGGAATCTGTCTGATGCTGCAACCAAG ATTTGCTACCAGGTGGAGGGCTTGGAAGCTCTCCTGCAGAGCCTGGTGCAAGTCCTGGCCTCGACTGACGTCAACATCGTCACTTGCGCTGCTGGCATCCTGTCTAACTTGACGTGCAACAATCAACGTAACAAG GTGACGGTGTGCCAGGCGGGCGGCGTGGACGCGCTGGTGCGCACGGTGGTGTCGGCGGGCGACCGCGAGGAGATCACCGAGCCCGCCGTGTGCGCGCTGCGCCATCTCACCTCGCGCCACGTCGACAGCGAGATGGCGCAGAACGCCGTGCGCCTGCACTACGGGCTGCCG GTGATAGTGAAGCTGCTGCAGCCGCCGTCCCGCTGGCCGCTGGTGAAGGCGGTGGTGGGGCTGGTGCGCAACCTGGCGCTGTGTCCCGCCAACTACGCGCCGCTAAGGGAACACGGGGCCGTGCATCATCTCGTCAGGCTGCTCATGAGAGCCTTCAACGATACGCAACGG CAACGCAGCTcgtcgggcggcggcgcggcgggcggcgcgtaCGCGGACGGAGTGCGCATGGAGGAGATCGTGGAGGGCGCCGTCGGGGCCCTGCACATACTGGCGCGGGAGAGCCTCAACAGGCAACTCATACGCCAGCAGAACGTCATACCCATATTCGTGCAGCTGCTCTTCAACGAGATCGAAAATATACAG CGCGTCGCTGCCGGTGTGCTGTGTGAGCTGGCTGTGGAGAAGGAAGGCGCCGAGATGATAGAAGCTGAAGGGGCCACAGCCCCGCTCACAGAACTACTGCATTCTCGAAACGAAG GTGTTGCAACATATGCAGCTGCAGTACTATTCCGTATGTCTGAAGACAAGCCTCATGACTATAAGAAGAGACTCTCTATGGAGCTGACTAACTCTCTATTCCGTGATGATCATCAGATGTGGCCCAATGATCTTGCCATGCAACCTGATTTACAG GATATGCTCGGACCAGAGCAGGGCTATGAAGGGCTGTATGGAACCAGACCGTCGTTTCATCAACAAG GCTACGATCAAATACCGATAGACTCAATGCAGGGCTTAGAGATCGGTAGCGGCTTCGGCATGGACATGGACATCGGAGAGAGCGAGGGCGCGGGCGCCGCGTCCGCCGACCTGGCCTTCCCCGAGCCCCCGCATGACAACAACAACGTCGCCGCCTGGTACGACACCGACCTTTAG
- the LOC113504439 gene encoding armadillo segment polarity protein isoform X1 — translation MSYQIPSSQSRTMSHSNYAGSDVPMAPSKEQQTLMWQQNSYLVDSGINSGAATQVPSLTGKEDDEMEGDQLMFDLDQGFAQGFTQEQVDDMNQQLSQTRSQRVRAAMFPETLEEGIEIPSTQLDPAQPTAVQRLAEPSQMLKHAVVNLINYQDDADLATRAIPELIKLLNDEDQVVVSQAAMMVHQLSKKEASRHAIMNSPQMVAALVRAISNSNDLETTKGAVGTLHNLSHHRQGLLAIFKSGGIPALVKLLSSPVESVLFYAITTLHNLLLHQDGSKMAVRLAGGLQKMVALLQRNNVKFLAIVTDCLQILAYGNQESKLIILASQGPIELVRIMRSYDYEKLLWTTSRVLKVLSVCSSNKPAIVEAGGMQALAMHLGNPSGRLVQNCLWTLRNLSDAATKICYQVEGLEALLQSLVQVLASTDVNIVTCAAGILSNLTCNNQRNKVTVCQAGGVDALVRTVVSAGDREEITEPAVCALRHLTSRHVDSEMAQNAVRLHYGLPVIVKLLQPPSRWPLVKAVVGLVRNLALCPANYAPLREHGAVHHLVRLLMRAFNDTQRQRSSSGGGAAGGAYADGVRMEEIVEGAVGALHILARESLNRQLIRQQNVIPIFVQLLFNEIENIQRVAAGVLCELAVEKEGAEMIEAEGATAPLTELLHSRNEGCYSSVATYAAAVLFRMSEDKPHDYKKRLSMELTNSLFRDDHQMWPNDLAMQPDLQDMLGPEQGYEGLYGTRPSFHQQGYDQIPIDSMQGLEIGSGFGMDMDIGESEGAGAASADLAFPEPPHDNNNVAAWYDTDL, via the exons ATGAGCTATCAGATACCATCGTCTCAGAGCCGCACga TGTCTCACAGCAACTATGCAGGCTCCGATGTGCCGATGGCACCAAGCAAGGAGCAGCAGACCCTTATGTGGCAGCAGAACTCCTACCTGGTTGACTCTGGTATCAACTCTGGAGCTGCTACTCAG GTTCCATCACTCACTGGCAAGGAAGATGACGAGATGGAGGGAGATCAACTTATGTTTGATCTGGACCAGGGGTTCGCTCAGGGATTTACCCAAGAGCAGGTTGATG ATATGAACCAGCAGCTATCCCAGACGCGTTCCCAGCGTGTCCGCGCGGCCATGTTCCCCGAGACCCTGGAGGAGGGTATAGAGATCCCGTCCACTCAGCTCGACCCCGCCCAGCCCACCGCCGTGCAGCGCCTCGCCGAGCCCTCGCAGATGCTCAAGCATGCTGTTGTCAACCTCATCAACTATCAAGATGATGCTGATCTTGCTACCAG GGCTATACCAGAGTTGATCAAGCTGTTGAACGACGAGGATCAAGTGGTCGTCTCTCAGGCCGCCATGATGGTGCACCAGCTCTCCAAGAAGGAGGCTTCTCGCCACGCCATCATGAACTCCCCGCAGATGGTCGCCGCTTTAGTTCGCGCCATCTCTAACAGCAACGACCTCGAGACTACCAAGGGGGCTGTGGGAACCTTGCACAACTTGTCTCACCACCGTCAAGGTCTACTCGCGATCTTCAAGAGCGGTGGAATACCCGCTTTGGTGAAGCTGCTCAGCTCACCGGTCGAGTCTGTGCTCTTCTACGCCATCACTACTCTCCATAACTTGCTTCTGCATCAGGATGGCTCTAAAATGGCTGTCCGTCTTGCTGGAGGTCTCCAGAAAATGGTGGCTCTGCTCCAGAGGAACAATGTGAAGTTCCTGGCGATCGTTACTGATTGTCTGCAGATCTTGGCCTACGGAAACCAAGAATCGAAGCTTATTATCCTGGCTTCTCAGGGACCTATCGAACTGGTCCGCATCATGCGCTCCTACGACTATGAAAAGTTGCTGTGGACTACCTCCAGGGTTTTGAAA gtACTGTCGGTCTGCTCAAGCAACAAGCCGGCGATCGTGGAGGCCGGCGGTATGCAGGCTCTGGCCATGCACCTTGGCAACCCCAGCGGTCGCCTTGTGCAGAACTGTCTCTGGACTCTCAGGAATCTGTCTGATGCTGCAACCAAG ATTTGCTACCAGGTGGAGGGCTTGGAAGCTCTCCTGCAGAGCCTGGTGCAAGTCCTGGCCTCGACTGACGTCAACATCGTCACTTGCGCTGCTGGCATCCTGTCTAACTTGACGTGCAACAATCAACGTAACAAG GTGACGGTGTGCCAGGCGGGCGGCGTGGACGCGCTGGTGCGCACGGTGGTGTCGGCGGGCGACCGCGAGGAGATCACCGAGCCCGCCGTGTGCGCGCTGCGCCATCTCACCTCGCGCCACGTCGACAGCGAGATGGCGCAGAACGCCGTGCGCCTGCACTACGGGCTGCCG GTGATAGTGAAGCTGCTGCAGCCGCCGTCCCGCTGGCCGCTGGTGAAGGCGGTGGTGGGGCTGGTGCGCAACCTGGCGCTGTGTCCCGCCAACTACGCGCCGCTAAGGGAACACGGGGCCGTGCATCATCTCGTCAGGCTGCTCATGAGAGCCTTCAACGATACGCAACGG CAACGCAGCTcgtcgggcggcggcgcggcgggcggcgcgtaCGCGGACGGAGTGCGCATGGAGGAGATCGTGGAGGGCGCCGTCGGGGCCCTGCACATACTGGCGCGGGAGAGCCTCAACAGGCAACTCATACGCCAGCAGAACGTCATACCCATATTCGTGCAGCTGCTCTTCAACGAGATCGAAAATATACAG CGCGTCGCTGCCGGTGTGCTGTGTGAGCTGGCTGTGGAGAAGGAAGGCGCCGAGATGATAGAAGCTGAAGGGGCCACAGCCCCGCTCACAGAACTACTGCATTCTCGAAACGAAGGTTGCTACTCaa GTGTTGCAACATATGCAGCTGCAGTACTATTCCGTATGTCTGAAGACAAGCCTCATGACTATAAGAAGAGACTCTCTATGGAGCTGACTAACTCTCTATTCCGTGATGATCATCAGATGTGGCCCAATGATCTTGCCATGCAACCTGATTTACAG GATATGCTCGGACCAGAGCAGGGCTATGAAGGGCTGTATGGAACCAGACCGTCGTTTCATCAACAAG GCTACGATCAAATACCGATAGACTCAATGCAGGGCTTAGAGATCGGTAGCGGCTTCGGCATGGACATGGACATCGGAGAGAGCGAGGGCGCGGGCGCCGCGTCCGCCGACCTGGCCTTCCCCGAGCCCCCGCATGACAACAACAACGTCGCCGCCTGGTACGACACCGACCTTTAG
- the LOC113504439 gene encoding armadillo segment polarity protein isoform X3: protein MSYQIPSSQSRTMSHSNYAGSDVPMAPSKEQQTLMWQQNSYLVDSGINSGAATQVPSLTGKEDDEMEGDQLMFDLDQGFAQGFTQEQVDDMNQQLSQTRSQRVRAAMFPETLEEGIEIPSTQLDPAQPTAVQRLAEPSQMLKHAVVNLINYQDDADLATRAIPELIKLLNDEDQVVVSQAAMMVHQLSKKEASRHAIMNSPQMVAALVRAISNSNDLETTKGAVGTLHNLSHHRQGLLAIFKSGGIPALVKLLSSPVESVLFYAITTLHNLLLHQDGSKMAVRLAGGLQKMVALLQRNNVKFLAIVTDCLQILAYGNQESKLIILASQGPIELVRIMRSYDYEKLLWTTSRVLKVLSVCSSNKPAIVEAGGMQALAMHLGNPSGRLVQNCLWTLRNLSDAATKVEGLEALLQSLVQVLASTDVNIVTCAAGILSNLTCNNQRNKVTVCQAGGVDALVRTVVSAGDREEITEPAVCALRHLTSRHVDSEMAQNAVRLHYGLPVIVKLLQPPSRWPLVKAVVGLVRNLALCPANYAPLREHGAVHHLVRLLMRAFNDTQRQRSSSGGGAAGGAYADGVRMEEIVEGAVGALHILARESLNRQLIRQQNVIPIFVQLLFNEIENIQRVAAGVLCELAVEKEGAEMIEAEGATAPLTELLHSRNEGCYSSVATYAAAVLFRMSEDKPHDYKKRLSMELTNSLFRDDHQMWPNDLAMQPDLQDMLGPEQGYEGLYGTRPSFHQQGYDQIPIDSMQGLEIGSGFGMDMDIGESEGAGAASADLAFPEPPHDNNNVAAWYDTDL, encoded by the exons ATGAGCTATCAGATACCATCGTCTCAGAGCCGCACga TGTCTCACAGCAACTATGCAGGCTCCGATGTGCCGATGGCACCAAGCAAGGAGCAGCAGACCCTTATGTGGCAGCAGAACTCCTACCTGGTTGACTCTGGTATCAACTCTGGAGCTGCTACTCAG GTTCCATCACTCACTGGCAAGGAAGATGACGAGATGGAGGGAGATCAACTTATGTTTGATCTGGACCAGGGGTTCGCTCAGGGATTTACCCAAGAGCAGGTTGATG ATATGAACCAGCAGCTATCCCAGACGCGTTCCCAGCGTGTCCGCGCGGCCATGTTCCCCGAGACCCTGGAGGAGGGTATAGAGATCCCGTCCACTCAGCTCGACCCCGCCCAGCCCACCGCCGTGCAGCGCCTCGCCGAGCCCTCGCAGATGCTCAAGCATGCTGTTGTCAACCTCATCAACTATCAAGATGATGCTGATCTTGCTACCAG GGCTATACCAGAGTTGATCAAGCTGTTGAACGACGAGGATCAAGTGGTCGTCTCTCAGGCCGCCATGATGGTGCACCAGCTCTCCAAGAAGGAGGCTTCTCGCCACGCCATCATGAACTCCCCGCAGATGGTCGCCGCTTTAGTTCGCGCCATCTCTAACAGCAACGACCTCGAGACTACCAAGGGGGCTGTGGGAACCTTGCACAACTTGTCTCACCACCGTCAAGGTCTACTCGCGATCTTCAAGAGCGGTGGAATACCCGCTTTGGTGAAGCTGCTCAGCTCACCGGTCGAGTCTGTGCTCTTCTACGCCATCACTACTCTCCATAACTTGCTTCTGCATCAGGATGGCTCTAAAATGGCTGTCCGTCTTGCTGGAGGTCTCCAGAAAATGGTGGCTCTGCTCCAGAGGAACAATGTGAAGTTCCTGGCGATCGTTACTGATTGTCTGCAGATCTTGGCCTACGGAAACCAAGAATCGAAGCTTATTATCCTGGCTTCTCAGGGACCTATCGAACTGGTCCGCATCATGCGCTCCTACGACTATGAAAAGTTGCTGTGGACTACCTCCAGGGTTTTGAAA gtACTGTCGGTCTGCTCAAGCAACAAGCCGGCGATCGTGGAGGCCGGCGGTATGCAGGCTCTGGCCATGCACCTTGGCAACCCCAGCGGTCGCCTTGTGCAGAACTGTCTCTGGACTCTCAGGAATCTGTCTGATGCTGCAACCAAG GTGGAGGGCTTGGAAGCTCTCCTGCAGAGCCTGGTGCAAGTCCTGGCCTCGACTGACGTCAACATCGTCACTTGCGCTGCTGGCATCCTGTCTAACTTGACGTGCAACAATCAACGTAACAAG GTGACGGTGTGCCAGGCGGGCGGCGTGGACGCGCTGGTGCGCACGGTGGTGTCGGCGGGCGACCGCGAGGAGATCACCGAGCCCGCCGTGTGCGCGCTGCGCCATCTCACCTCGCGCCACGTCGACAGCGAGATGGCGCAGAACGCCGTGCGCCTGCACTACGGGCTGCCG GTGATAGTGAAGCTGCTGCAGCCGCCGTCCCGCTGGCCGCTGGTGAAGGCGGTGGTGGGGCTGGTGCGCAACCTGGCGCTGTGTCCCGCCAACTACGCGCCGCTAAGGGAACACGGGGCCGTGCATCATCTCGTCAGGCTGCTCATGAGAGCCTTCAACGATACGCAACGG CAACGCAGCTcgtcgggcggcggcgcggcgggcggcgcgtaCGCGGACGGAGTGCGCATGGAGGAGATCGTGGAGGGCGCCGTCGGGGCCCTGCACATACTGGCGCGGGAGAGCCTCAACAGGCAACTCATACGCCAGCAGAACGTCATACCCATATTCGTGCAGCTGCTCTTCAACGAGATCGAAAATATACAG CGCGTCGCTGCCGGTGTGCTGTGTGAGCTGGCTGTGGAGAAGGAAGGCGCCGAGATGATAGAAGCTGAAGGGGCCACAGCCCCGCTCACAGAACTACTGCATTCTCGAAACGAAGGTTGCTACTCaa GTGTTGCAACATATGCAGCTGCAGTACTATTCCGTATGTCTGAAGACAAGCCTCATGACTATAAGAAGAGACTCTCTATGGAGCTGACTAACTCTCTATTCCGTGATGATCATCAGATGTGGCCCAATGATCTTGCCATGCAACCTGATTTACAG GATATGCTCGGACCAGAGCAGGGCTATGAAGGGCTGTATGGAACCAGACCGTCGTTTCATCAACAAG GCTACGATCAAATACCGATAGACTCAATGCAGGGCTTAGAGATCGGTAGCGGCTTCGGCATGGACATGGACATCGGAGAGAGCGAGGGCGCGGGCGCCGCGTCCGCCGACCTGGCCTTCCCCGAGCCCCCGCATGACAACAACAACGTCGCCGCCTGGTACGACACCGACCTTTAG
- the LOC113504439 gene encoding armadillo segment polarity protein isoform X4, translating into MSYQIPSSQSRTMSHSNYAGSDVPMAPSKEQQTLMWQQNSYLVDSGINSGAATQVPSLTGKEDDEMEGDQLMFDLDQGFAQGFTQEQVDDMNQQLSQTRSQRVRAAMFPETLEEGIEIPSTQLDPAQPTAVQRLAEPSQMLKHAVVNLINYQDDADLATRAIPELIKLLNDEDQVVVSQAAMMVHQLSKKEASRHAIMNSPQMVAALVRAISNSNDLETTKGAVGTLHNLSHHRQGLLAIFKSGGIPALVKLLSSPVESVLFYAITTLHNLLLHQDGSKMAVRLAGGLQKMVALLQRNNVKFLAIVTDCLQILAYGNQESKLIILASQGPIELVRIMRSYDYEKLLWTTSRVLKVLSVCSSNKPAIVEAGGMQALAMHLGNPSGRLVQNCLWTLRNLSDAATKVEGLEALLQSLVQVLASTDVNIVTCAAGILSNLTCNNQRNKVTVCQAGGVDALVRTVVSAGDREEITEPAVCALRHLTSRHVDSEMAQNAVRLHYGLPVIVKLLQPPSRWPLVKAVVGLVRNLALCPANYAPLREHGAVHHLVRLLMRAFNDTQRQRSSSGGGAAGGAYADGVRMEEIVEGAVGALHILARESLNRQLIRQQNVIPIFVQLLFNEIENIQRVAAGVLCELAVEKEGAEMIEAEGATAPLTELLHSRNEGVATYAAAVLFRMSEDKPHDYKKRLSMELTNSLFRDDHQMWPNDLAMQPDLQDMLGPEQGYEGLYGTRPSFHQQGYDQIPIDSMQGLEIGSGFGMDMDIGESEGAGAASADLAFPEPPHDNNNVAAWYDTDL; encoded by the exons ATGAGCTATCAGATACCATCGTCTCAGAGCCGCACga TGTCTCACAGCAACTATGCAGGCTCCGATGTGCCGATGGCACCAAGCAAGGAGCAGCAGACCCTTATGTGGCAGCAGAACTCCTACCTGGTTGACTCTGGTATCAACTCTGGAGCTGCTACTCAG GTTCCATCACTCACTGGCAAGGAAGATGACGAGATGGAGGGAGATCAACTTATGTTTGATCTGGACCAGGGGTTCGCTCAGGGATTTACCCAAGAGCAGGTTGATG ATATGAACCAGCAGCTATCCCAGACGCGTTCCCAGCGTGTCCGCGCGGCCATGTTCCCCGAGACCCTGGAGGAGGGTATAGAGATCCCGTCCACTCAGCTCGACCCCGCCCAGCCCACCGCCGTGCAGCGCCTCGCCGAGCCCTCGCAGATGCTCAAGCATGCTGTTGTCAACCTCATCAACTATCAAGATGATGCTGATCTTGCTACCAG GGCTATACCAGAGTTGATCAAGCTGTTGAACGACGAGGATCAAGTGGTCGTCTCTCAGGCCGCCATGATGGTGCACCAGCTCTCCAAGAAGGAGGCTTCTCGCCACGCCATCATGAACTCCCCGCAGATGGTCGCCGCTTTAGTTCGCGCCATCTCTAACAGCAACGACCTCGAGACTACCAAGGGGGCTGTGGGAACCTTGCACAACTTGTCTCACCACCGTCAAGGTCTACTCGCGATCTTCAAGAGCGGTGGAATACCCGCTTTGGTGAAGCTGCTCAGCTCACCGGTCGAGTCTGTGCTCTTCTACGCCATCACTACTCTCCATAACTTGCTTCTGCATCAGGATGGCTCTAAAATGGCTGTCCGTCTTGCTGGAGGTCTCCAGAAAATGGTGGCTCTGCTCCAGAGGAACAATGTGAAGTTCCTGGCGATCGTTACTGATTGTCTGCAGATCTTGGCCTACGGAAACCAAGAATCGAAGCTTATTATCCTGGCTTCTCAGGGACCTATCGAACTGGTCCGCATCATGCGCTCCTACGACTATGAAAAGTTGCTGTGGACTACCTCCAGGGTTTTGAAA gtACTGTCGGTCTGCTCAAGCAACAAGCCGGCGATCGTGGAGGCCGGCGGTATGCAGGCTCTGGCCATGCACCTTGGCAACCCCAGCGGTCGCCTTGTGCAGAACTGTCTCTGGACTCTCAGGAATCTGTCTGATGCTGCAACCAAG GTGGAGGGCTTGGAAGCTCTCCTGCAGAGCCTGGTGCAAGTCCTGGCCTCGACTGACGTCAACATCGTCACTTGCGCTGCTGGCATCCTGTCTAACTTGACGTGCAACAATCAACGTAACAAG GTGACGGTGTGCCAGGCGGGCGGCGTGGACGCGCTGGTGCGCACGGTGGTGTCGGCGGGCGACCGCGAGGAGATCACCGAGCCCGCCGTGTGCGCGCTGCGCCATCTCACCTCGCGCCACGTCGACAGCGAGATGGCGCAGAACGCCGTGCGCCTGCACTACGGGCTGCCG GTGATAGTGAAGCTGCTGCAGCCGCCGTCCCGCTGGCCGCTGGTGAAGGCGGTGGTGGGGCTGGTGCGCAACCTGGCGCTGTGTCCCGCCAACTACGCGCCGCTAAGGGAACACGGGGCCGTGCATCATCTCGTCAGGCTGCTCATGAGAGCCTTCAACGATACGCAACGG CAACGCAGCTcgtcgggcggcggcgcggcgggcggcgcgtaCGCGGACGGAGTGCGCATGGAGGAGATCGTGGAGGGCGCCGTCGGGGCCCTGCACATACTGGCGCGGGAGAGCCTCAACAGGCAACTCATACGCCAGCAGAACGTCATACCCATATTCGTGCAGCTGCTCTTCAACGAGATCGAAAATATACAG CGCGTCGCTGCCGGTGTGCTGTGTGAGCTGGCTGTGGAGAAGGAAGGCGCCGAGATGATAGAAGCTGAAGGGGCCACAGCCCCGCTCACAGAACTACTGCATTCTCGAAACGAAG GTGTTGCAACATATGCAGCTGCAGTACTATTCCGTATGTCTGAAGACAAGCCTCATGACTATAAGAAGAGACTCTCTATGGAGCTGACTAACTCTCTATTCCGTGATGATCATCAGATGTGGCCCAATGATCTTGCCATGCAACCTGATTTACAG GATATGCTCGGACCAGAGCAGGGCTATGAAGGGCTGTATGGAACCAGACCGTCGTTTCATCAACAAG GCTACGATCAAATACCGATAGACTCAATGCAGGGCTTAGAGATCGGTAGCGGCTTCGGCATGGACATGGACATCGGAGAGAGCGAGGGCGCGGGCGCCGCGTCCGCCGACCTGGCCTTCCCCGAGCCCCCGCATGACAACAACAACGTCGCCGCCTGGTACGACACCGACCTTTAG